One Streptomyces sp. NBC_01217 genomic region harbors:
- the rpoB gene encoding DNA-directed RNA polymerase subunit beta, translated as MAASRNASTANTNNGASTAPLRISFAKIKEPLEVPNLLALQTESFDWLLGNAAWKARVEAALDSGQDVPTKSGLEEIFEEISPIEDFSGSMSLTFRDHRFEPPKNSIDECKERDFTFAAPLFVTAEFTNNETGEIKSQTVFMGDFPLMTNKGTFVINGTERVVVSQLVRSPGVYFDSSIDKTSDKDIFSAKIIPSRGAWLEMEIDKRDMVGVRIDRKRKQSVTVLLKALGWTTEQILEEFGEYESMRATLEKDHTQGQDDALLDIYRKLRPGEPPTREAAQTLLENLYFNPKRYDLAKVGRYKVNKKLGADEPLDAGVLTSDDVIATIKYLVKLHAGETETVGESGRSIVVETDDIDHFGNRRLRNVGELIQNQVRTGLARMERVVRERMTTQDVEAITPQTLINIRPVVASIKEFFGTSQLSQFMDQNNPLSGLTHKRRLSALGPGGLSRERAGFEVRDVHPSHYGRMCPIETPEGPNIGLIGSLASYGRVNAFGFIETPYRKVVDGQVTDEVDYITADEEDRYVIAQANATLSDELRFTEARVLVRRRGGEVDYVPPVEVDYMDVSPRQMVSVATAMIPFLEHDDANRALMGANMMRQAVPLIKSEAPLVGTGMEYRCATDAGDVLKAEKDGVVQEVSADYITVTNDDGTYTTYRIAKFMRSNQGTSVNQKVVVSEGDRVVADQVLADGPATENGEMALGKNLLVAFMPWEGHNYEDAIILSQRLVQDDVLSSIHIEEHEVDARDTKLGPEEITRDIPNVSEEVLADLDERGIIRIGAEVVAGDILVGKVTPKGETELTPEERLLRAIFGEKAREVRDTSLKVPHGEIGKVIGVRVFDREEGDELPPGVNQLVRVYVAQKRKITDGDKLAGRHGNKGVISKILPIEDMPFLEDGTPVDIILNPLGVPSRMNPGQVLEIHLGWLASRGWDVSGLGDEWAKRLQAIGADQVAPGTNVATPVFDGAREDEISGLFEATIPNRDGDRLVQASGKANLFDGRSGEPFPEPVSVGYMYILKLHHLVDDKLHARSTGPYSMITQQPLGGKAQFGGQRFGEMEVWALEAYGAAYALQELLTIKSDDVTGRVKVYEAIVKGENIPEPGIPESFKVLIKEMQSLCLNVEVLSSDGMSIEMRDTDEDVFRAAEELGIDLSRREPSSVEEV; from the coding sequence TTGGCCGCCTCGCGCAACGCCTCGACCGCGAATACGAACAACGGTGCCAGCACCGCCCCGCTGCGCATCTCCTTTGCAAAGATCAAGGAGCCCCTCGAGGTTCCGAACCTCCTCGCGCTGCAGACCGAGAGCTTTGACTGGCTCCTGGGCAATGCCGCCTGGAAGGCTCGCGTCGAGGCTGCTCTGGACAGTGGACAAGACGTCCCCACCAAGTCCGGCCTGGAGGAAATCTTCGAGGAGATTTCACCGATCGAGGACTTCTCCGGGTCGATGTCGCTTACGTTCCGCGACCATCGCTTCGAGCCCCCGAAGAACTCGATCGACGAGTGCAAGGAGCGCGACTTCACGTTTGCCGCCCCGCTCTTCGTCACGGCCGAGTTCACCAACAACGAGACCGGCGAGATCAAGTCCCAGACGGTCTTCATGGGCGACTTCCCGCTCATGACCAACAAGGGCACCTTCGTCATCAACGGCACCGAGCGTGTCGTCGTGTCGCAGCTTGTCCGCTCGCCGGGTGTCTACTTCGACTCCTCCATCGACAAGACGTCCGACAAGGACATCTTCTCCGCCAAGATCATCCCGTCCCGGGGTGCCTGGCTGGAGATGGAGATCGACAAGCGCGACATGGTCGGTGTCCGCATCGACCGCAAGCGCAAGCAGTCCGTCACCGTTCTCCTGAAGGCTCTCGGCTGGACCACCGAGCAGATCCTGGAGGAGTTCGGCGAGTACGAGTCCATGCGCGCCACCCTGGAGAAGGACCACACCCAGGGCCAGGACGACGCGCTGCTCGACATCTACCGCAAGCTCCGCCCGGGCGAGCCGCCCACCCGCGAGGCCGCTCAGACGCTGCTCGAGAACCTCTACTTCAACCCGAAGCGCTACGACCTCGCGAAGGTCGGCCGCTACAAGGTGAACAAGAAGCTCGGCGCGGACGAGCCGCTGGATGCCGGCGTGCTCACCTCCGACGACGTCATCGCGACCATCAAGTACCTGGTCAAGCTGCACGCCGGGGAGACCGAGACGGTCGGTGAGTCCGGTCGTTCGATCGTCGTCGAGACCGACGACATCGACCACTTCGGCAACCGTCGTCTGCGTAACGTCGGCGAGCTCATCCAGAACCAGGTCCGTACGGGTCTGGCCCGTATGGAGCGCGTCGTGCGCGAGCGCATGACGACCCAGGACGTCGAGGCGATCACGCCGCAGACCCTGATCAACATCCGGCCGGTCGTCGCCTCCATCAAGGAGTTCTTCGGCACCAGCCAGCTGTCGCAGTTCATGGACCAGAACAACCCGCTGTCGGGTCTGACGCACAAGCGTCGTCTCTCGGCGCTGGGTCCCGGTGGTCTGTCCCGTGAGCGGGCCGGCTTCGAGGTCCGTGACGTGCACCCGTCCCACTACGGACGCATGTGCCCGATCGAGACCCCTGAAGGCCCGAACATCGGTCTGATCGGTTCGCTCGCCTCGTACGGCCGAGTCAACGCGTTCGGCTTCATCGAGACGCCGTACCGCAAGGTCGTCGACGGCCAGGTCACCGACGAGGTCGACTACATCACGGCCGACGAGGAGGACCGCTACGTCATCGCCCAGGCGAACGCGACCCTCTCCGACGAGCTGCGCTTCACCGAGGCGCGCGTCCTGGTCCGCCGCCGTGGCGGTGAGGTCGACTACGTGCCGCCGGTCGAGGTCGACTACATGGACGTCTCGCCGCGCCAGATGGTGTCCGTCGCCACCGCGATGATCCCCTTCCTGGAGCACGACGACGCCAACCGCGCCCTCATGGGGGCGAACATGATGCGTCAGGCGGTGCCGCTGATCAAGTCGGAGGCCCCGCTCGTCGGCACCGGCATGGAGTACCGCTGCGCCACCGACGCCGGTGACGTACTGAAGGCCGAGAAGGACGGTGTGGTCCAGGAGGTCTCCGCGGACTACATCACCGTGACCAACGACGACGGCACGTACACCACGTACCGCATCGCCAAGTTCATGCGCTCCAACCAGGGCACCTCGGTCAACCAGAAGGTCGTCGTCTCCGAGGGCGACCGGGTCGTCGCCGACCAGGTACTCGCCGACGGTCCGGCCACCGAGAACGGTGAGATGGCCCTCGGCAAGAACCTGCTCGTGGCGTTCATGCCGTGGGAGGGTCACAACTACGAGGACGCGATCATCCTGTCGCAGCGCCTCGTGCAGGACGACGTCCTCTCCTCGATCCACATCGAGGAGCACGAGGTCGACGCCCGTGACACCAAGCTCGGCCCCGAGGAGATCACCCGGGACATCCCGAACGTCTCCGAAGAGGTCCTCGCCGACCTCGACGAGCGCGGCATCATCCGTATCGGTGCCGAGGTCGTCGCCGGTGACATCCTCGTCGGCAAGGTCACGCCCAAGGGCGAGACCGAGCTGACCCCCGAGGAGCGCCTGCTCCGCGCGATCTTCGGTGAGAAGGCGCGCGAGGTGCGCGACACCTCGCTGAAGGTGCCGCACGGTGAGATCGGCAAGGTCATCGGCGTCCGCGTCTTCGACCGCGAAGAGGGCGACGAGCTGCCGCCGGGCGTGAACCAGCTGGTCCGCGTCTACGTCGCGCAGAAGCGCAAGATCACCGATGGTGACAAGCTCGCCGGCCGTCACGGCAACAAGGGCGTCATCTCGAAGATCCTCCCGATCGAGGACATGCCGTTCCTGGAGGACGGCACCCCGGTCGACATCATCCTCAACCCGCTGGGTGTCCCGTCCCGAATGAACCCGGGACAGGTCCTGGAGATCCACCTCGGCTGGCTCGCCAGCCGCGGCTGGGACGTCTCCGGCCTCGGTGACGAGTGGGCCAAGCGCCTGCAGGCCATCGGCGCCGACCAGGTCGCCCCCGGCACCAACGTCGCCACGCCCGTCTTCGACGGTGCGCGCGAGGACGAGATCTCCGGCCTCTTCGAGGCCACGATCCCGAACCGCGACGGCGACCGGCTGGTGCAGGCATCCGGCAAGGCCAACCTGTTCGACGGCCGCTCCGGCGAGCCGTTCCCCGAGCCGGTTTCGGTCGGCTACATGTACATCCTCAAGCTGCACCACCTCGTCGACGACAAGCTGCACGCTCGTTCGACGGGTCCGTACTCCATGATCACCCAGCAGCCGCTGGGTGGTAAGGCTCAGTTCGGTGGACAGCGATTCGGTGAGATGGAGGTGTGGGCCCTTGAGGCTTACGGCGCCGCATACGCCCTCCAGGAGCTCCTGACGATCAAGTCCGACGACGTGACCGGCCGCGTGAAGGTCTACGAGGCCATCGTCAAGGGCGAGAACATCCCCGAGCCCGGCATCCCCGAGTCCTTCAAGGTGCTCATCAAGGAAATGCAGTCGCTCTGCCTCAACGTGGAGGTGCTGTCCTCGGACGGCATGTCCATCGAGATGCGCGACACGGACGAGGACGTCTTCCGCGCGGCGGAGGAGCTCGGTATCGACCTGTCCCGGCGCGAGCCGAGCAGCGTCGAAGAGGTCTGA
- the rpsL gene encoding 30S ribosomal protein S12 — protein MPTIQQLVRKGRQDKVEKNKTPALEGSPQRRGVCTRVFTTTPKKPNSALRKVARVRLTSGIEVTAYIPGEGHNLQEHSIVLVRGGRVKDLPGVRYKIIRGSLDTQGVKNRKQARSRYGAKKEK, from the coding sequence GTGCCTACGATCCAGCAGCTGGTCCGGAAGGGCCGGCAGGACAAGGTCGAGAAGAACAAGACGCCCGCACTCGAGGGTTCGCCCCAGCGCCGCGGCGTCTGCACGCGTGTGTTCACGACCACCCCGAAGAAGCCGAACTCGGCACTCCGTAAGGTCGCGCGTGTGCGTCTGACCTCCGGTATCGAGGTCACGGCCTACATCCCGGGTGAGGGACACAACCTGCAGGAGCACTCCATCGTGCTCGTGCGTGGTGGCCGTGTGAAGGACCTGCCGGGTGTTCGTTACAAGATCATCCGCGGCTCCCTTGACACCCAGGGCGTCAAGAACCGCAAGCAGGCCCGCAGCCGCTACGGCGCCAAGAAGGAGAAGTAA
- the rpsG gene encoding 30S ribosomal protein S7, which produces MPRKGPAPKRPVIIDPVYGSPLVTSLINKILLNGKRSTAERIVYGAMEGLREKTGNDPVITLKRALENVKPSLEVKSRRVGGATYQVPIEVKPGRAATLALRWVVGYSRARREKTMTERLMNELLDASNGLGAAVKKREDTHKMAESNKAFAHYRW; this is translated from the coding sequence ATGCCTCGTAAGGGCCCCGCCCCGAAGCGCCCGGTCATCATCGACCCGGTCTACGGTTCTCCTCTTGTCACCTCGCTGATCAACAAGATCCTGCTCAACGGCAAGCGTTCCACTGCCGAGCGGATCGTGTACGGCGCCATGGAAGGCCTCCGCGAGAAGACCGGCAACGACCCGGTCATCACGCTGAAGCGCGCGCTTGAGAACGTCAAGCCCTCGCTCGAGGTCAAGTCCCGCCGTGTCGGTGGCGCCACCTACCAGGTGCCGATCGAGGTCAAGCCCGGTCGCGCCGCCACCCTCGCGCTGCGCTGGGTCGTGGGTTACTCCCGCGCCCGCCGCGAGAAGACGATGACCGAGCGCCTCATGAACGAGCTGCTCGACGCCTCCAACGGTCTTGGCGCTGCCGTCAAGAAGCGCGAGGACACCCACAAGATGGCCGAGTCCAACAAGGCCTTCGCGCACTACCGCTGGTAG
- the rplJ gene encoding 50S ribosomal protein L10 has protein sequence MARPDKAAAVAELADQFRSSNAAVLTEYRGLTVAQLKTLRRSLGENAQYAVVKNTLTKIAANEAGITSLDDQFTGPTAVAFITGDPVESAKGLRDFAKENPNLIIKGGVLDGKALSADEIKKLADLESREVLLAKLAGAFKGKQSQAAQLFQALPSKFVRTAEALRAKKAEQGGAE, from the coding sequence ATGGCAAGGCCCGACAAGGCTGCCGCGGTAGCCGAGCTCGCGGACCAGTTCCGCAGCTCGAACGCCGCTGTGCTGACCGAGTACCGGGGTCTCACCGTGGCGCAGCTCAAGACGCTGCGCCGTTCGCTCGGTGAGAACGCCCAGTACGCCGTGGTGAAGAACACGCTGACCAAGATTGCGGCCAACGAGGCCGGGATCACTTCGCTGGACGACCAGTTCACTGGTCCGACGGCGGTTGCCTTCATCACCGGTGACCCGGTGGAGTCGGCGAAGGGTCTTCGTGACTTCGCCAAGGAGAACCCGAACCTGATCATCAAGGGCGGTGTCCTTGATGGCAAGGCGCTGTCCGCCGATGAGATCAAGAAGCTTGCGGACCTCGAGTCCCGCGAGGTTCTGCTCGCCAAGCTGGCCGGTGCCTTCAAGGGCAAGCAGTCTCAGGCTGCTCAGCTCTTCCAGGCTCTGCCGTCGAAGTTCGTCCGCACCGCGGAAGCGCTTCGCGCCAAGAAGGCCGAGCAGGGCGGTGCCGAGTAA
- a CDS encoding DNA-directed RNA polymerase subunit beta' → MLDVNFFDELRIGLATADDIRTWSHGEVKKPETINYRTLKPEKDGLFCEKIFGPTRDWECYCGKYKRVRFKGIICERCGVEVTRAKVRRERMGHIELAAPVTHIWYFKGVPSRLGYLLDLAPKDLEKVIYFAAYMITFVDEERRTRDLPSLEAHVSVERQQVENRRDADLEARAKKLETDLAELEAEGAKADVRRKVREGAEREMKQLRDRAQREIDRLDEVWSRFKNLKVQDLEGDELLYRELRDRFGTYFDGCMGAAALQKRLESFDLDEEAERLREIIRTGKGQKKTRALKRLKVVSAFLQTSNKPKGMVLDCVPVIPPDLRPMVQLDGGRFATSDLNDLYRRVINRNNRLKRLLDLGAPEIIVNNEKRMLQEAVDALFDNGRRGRPVTGPGNRPLKSLSDMLKGKQGRFRQNLLGKRVDYSARSVIVVGPQLKLHQCGLPKAMALELFKPFVMKRLVDLNHAQNIKSAKRMVERGRTVVYDVLEEVIAEHPVLLNRAPTLHRLGIQAFEPQLVEGKAIQIHPLVCTAFNADFDGDQMAVHLPLSAEAQAEARILMLSSNNILKPADGRPVTMPTQDMVLGLFFLTTDEEERKVIGQGRSFGSTAEAIMAFDARELSLQAKVDIRFPVGTIPPRGWVPPVAEEGEQEYQQGDTFRLRTSLGRALFNELLPEDYPFVDYSVGKKQLSEIVNDLAERYPKVIVAATLDNLKAAGFYWATRSGVTVAISDVVVPEAKKAIVAGYEAQDEKVQKQYERGLITKDERTQELIAIWTKATNEVAEAMNANFPKTNPIFMMVDSGARGNMMQMRQIAGMRGLVSNAKNETIPRPIKASFREGLTVLEYFISTHGARKGLADTALRTADSGYLTRRLVDVSQDVIIREEDCGTDRGLKLKIAVKGADGVLRKTEDVETSVYARMLAEDVVVDGKVIAPANVDLGDVLIDALVGAGVEEVKTRSVLTCESAVGTCAFCYGRSLATGKLVDIGEAVGIIAAQSIGEPGTQLTMRTFHTGGVAGDDITQGLPRVVELFEARTPKGVAPISEAAGRIRIEETEKTKKIVVTPDDGSDETPFPISKRARLLVGEGDHVEVGQKLTVGATNPHDVLRILGQRAVQVHLVGEVQKVYNSQGVSIHDKHIEIIIRQMLRRVTIIESGDAELLPGELVERSKFETENRRVVTEGGHPASGRPQLMGITKASLATESWLSAASFQETTRVLTDAAINAKSDSLIGLKENVIIGKLIPAGTGLSRYRNIRVEPTEEAKAAMYSAVGYDDIDYSPFGTGSGQAVPLEDYDYGPYNQ, encoded by the coding sequence GTGCTCGACGTCAACTTCTTCGACGAGCTGCGGATCGGCCTCGCCACCGCGGACGACATCCGGACCTGGTCGCACGGCGAAGTGAAGAAGCCGGAGACCATCAACTACCGCACCCTCAAGCCCGAAAAGGACGGACTCTTCTGCGAGAAGATCTTCGGTCCGACCCGGGACTGGGAGTGCTACTGCGGCAAGTACAAGCGTGTCCGCTTCAAGGGCATCATCTGTGAGCGCTGTGGCGTGGAGGTCACGCGCGCCAAGGTGCGCCGTGAGCGCATGGGCCACATCGAGCTTGCCGCTCCCGTCACCCACATCTGGTACTTCAAGGGCGTCCCGTCGCGCCTCGGGTACCTGCTCGACCTCGCGCCGAAGGACCTCGAGAAGGTCATCTACTTCGCCGCGTACATGATCACGTTCGTGGACGAGGAGCGCCGTACGCGCGACCTGCCCTCGCTGGAGGCGCACGTCTCCGTCGAGCGTCAGCAGGTCGAGAACCGTCGCGACGCCGACCTCGAAGCCCGGGCCAAGAAGCTCGAGACCGACCTGGCCGAGCTGGAGGCCGAGGGCGCCAAGGCCGACGTGCGCCGCAAGGTGCGCGAAGGTGCCGAGCGTGAGATGAAGCAGCTGCGCGACCGTGCGCAGCGCGAGATCGACCGCCTTGACGAGGTGTGGAGCCGCTTCAAGAACCTCAAGGTCCAGGACCTGGAGGGCGACGAGCTGCTCTACCGTGAGCTGCGTGACCGCTTCGGCACGTACTTCGACGGCTGCATGGGCGCCGCCGCTCTGCAGAAGCGCCTCGAGTCGTTCGACCTCGACGAGGAGGCCGAGCGCCTCCGCGAGATCATCCGTACCGGCAAGGGCCAGAAGAAGACCCGTGCGCTCAAGCGCCTCAAGGTCGTCTCCGCGTTCCTGCAGACCAGCAACAAGCCCAAGGGCATGGTGCTCGACTGCGTGCCGGTCATCCCGCCGGACCTGCGTCCGATGGTGCAGCTGGACGGTGGCCGCTTCGCGACCTCCGACCTGAACGACCTGTACCGCCGTGTGATCAACCGCAACAACCGCCTCAAGCGTCTCCTTGACCTCGGTGCCCCCGAGATCATCGTGAACAACGAGAAGCGGATGCTGCAGGAGGCCGTCGACGCGCTGTTCGACAACGGCCGCCGCGGTCGCCCGGTCACCGGTCCCGGCAACCGCCCGCTCAAGTCCCTCAGCGACATGCTGAAGGGCAAGCAGGGTCGATTCCGTCAGAACCTTCTCGGCAAGCGTGTGGACTACTCCGCGCGTTCCGTGATCGTCGTCGGCCCGCAGCTCAAGCTGCACCAGTGCGGTCTGCCGAAGGCCATGGCGCTGGAGCTCTTCAAGCCGTTCGTGATGAAGCGCCTGGTCGACCTGAACCACGCGCAGAACATCAAGTCGGCCAAGCGCATGGTCGAGCGCGGCCGCACCGTGGTGTACGACGTCCTCGAAGAGGTCATCGCTGAGCACCCGGTGCTGCTGAACCGTGCACCGACCCTGCACCGCCTCGGCATCCAGGCCTTCGAGCCGCAGCTGGTCGAGGGCAAGGCCATCCAGATCCACCCGCTCGTCTGCACCGCGTTCAACGCGGACTTCGACGGTGACCAGATGGCCGTGCACCTGCCGCTCTCCGCGGAGGCGCAGGCCGAGGCCCGCATCCTGATGCTGTCCTCGAACAACATCCTGAAGCCGGCCGACGGTCGTCCCGTCACCATGCCGACCCAGGACATGGTGCTGGGCCTGTTCTTCCTCACCACGGACGAGGAGGAGCGCAAGGTCATCGGCCAGGGCCGTTCCTTCGGTTCCACGGCCGAGGCGATCATGGCCTTCGACGCCCGCGAGCTGTCGCTCCAGGCGAAGGTCGACATCCGCTTCCCGGTGGGCACCATCCCGCCGCGCGGCTGGGTGCCGCCGGTCGCCGAGGAGGGCGAGCAGGAGTACCAGCAGGGCGACACGTTCCGGCTGCGTACGTCCCTGGGCCGCGCGCTCTTCAACGAGCTGCTGCCCGAGGACTACCCGTTCGTCGACTACTCCGTCGGCAAGAAGCAGCTCTCCGAGATCGTCAACGACCTCGCCGAGCGCTACCCCAAGGTCATCGTGGCGGCGACGCTCGACAACCTGAAGGCGGCGGGCTTCTACTGGGCGACCCGTTCCGGTGTCACCGTGGCCATCTCCGACGTCGTCGTGCCCGAGGCCAAGAAGGCCATCGTCGCGGGTTACGAGGCGCAGGACGAGAAGGTCCAGAAGCAGTACGAGCGCGGTCTGATCACCAAGGACGAGCGCACGCAGGAGCTCATCGCGATCTGGACCAAGGCGACCAACGAGGTTGCCGAGGCGATGAACGCGAACTTCCCCAAGACGAACCCCATCTTCATGATGGTTGACTCGGGTGCCCGAGGAAACATGATGCAGATGCGTCAGATCGCCGGTATGCGTGGTCTGGTGTCCAACGCCAAGAACGAGACGATCCCGCGTCCCATCAAGGCGTCCTTCCGTGAGGGCCTCACCGTTCTGGAGTACTTCATCTCCACGCACGGTGCCCGTAAGGGTCTGGCGGACACCGCCCTGCGTACCGCCGACTCGGGTTACCTGACCCGTCGTCTGGTGGACGTCTCGCAGGACGTGATCATTCGCGAGGAGGACTGCGGCACCGACCGCGGCCTCAAGCTGAAGATCGCCGTCAAGGGTGCGGACGGTGTGCTCCGCAAGACGGAGGACGTCGAGACCTCGGTCTACGCCCGCATGCTCGCCGAGGACGTCGTCGTCGACGGCAAGGTCATCGCGCCTGCCAACGTCGACCTCGGTGACGTCCTGATCGACGCCCTGGTGGGCGCCGGCGTCGAGGAGGTCAAGACCCGTTCGGTCCTGACCTGTGAGTCCGCGGTCGGCACCTGTGCCTTCTGCTACGGACGCTCGCTCGCCACCGGCAAGCTGGTCGACATCGGTGAGGCGGTCGGCATCATCGCCGCCCAGTCCATCGGTGAGCCCGGCACGCAGCTGACGATGCGTACCTTCCACACCGGTGGTGTGGCCGGTGACGACATCACCCAGGGTCTGCCCCGAGTCGTCGAGCTCTTCGAAGCCCGTACGCCCAAGGGTGTCGCCCCGATCTCGGAGGCGGCAGGCCGCATCCGTATCGAGGAGACCGAGAAGACCAAGAAGATCGTCGTCACCCCGGACGACGGCAGCGACGAGACGCCGTTCCCGATCTCGAAGCGTGCCCGTCTGCTGGTGGGCGAGGGCGACCACGTCGAGGTGGGCCAGAAGCTCACCGTGGGTGCCACCAACCCGCACGACGTGCTGCGGATCCTCGGTCAGCGCGCGGTCCAGGTCCACCTGGTCGGCGAGGTCCAGAAGGTCTACAACTCGCAGGGTGTGTCGATCCACGACAAGCACATCGAGATCATCATCCGGCAGATGCTGCGCCGAGTGACGATCATCGAGTCCGGCGACGCGGAACTGCTGCCGGGCGAGCTCGTCGAGCGCTCGAAGTTCGAGACCGAGAACCGTCGTGTGGTCACCGAGGGCGGTCACCCCGCCTCCGGCCGTCCGCAGCTGATGGGTATCACCAAGGCCTCGCTCGCCACCGAGTCGTGGCTGTCGGCGGCGTCCTTCCAGGAGACGACCAGGGTTCTGACCGACGCGGCGATCAACGCCAAGTCGGACTCCCTGATCGGCCTCAAGGAGAACGTCATCATCGGTAAGCTCATCCCGGCCGGTACGGGTCTGTCCCGCTACCGCAACATCCGGGTCGAGCCGACCGAGGAGGCCAAGGCCGCGATGTACTCGGCCGTCGGCTACGACGACATCGACTACTCGCCGTTCGGCACGGGCTCCGGCCAGGCCGTTCCGCTGGAGGACTACGACTACGGTCCGTACAACCAGTAA
- the rplL gene encoding 50S ribosomal protein L7/L12, with protein sequence MAKLSQDDLLAQFEEMTLIELSEFVKAFEEKFDVTAAAAVAVAAPGAPGAAAEAVEEQDEFDVILTGAGEKKIQVIKVVRELTSLGLKEAKDLVDGTPKPVLEKVAKEAAEKAAESLKAAGASVEVK encoded by the coding sequence ATGGCGAAGCTGTCCCAGGACGACCTGCTCGCGCAGTTCGAAGAGATGACCCTCATCGAGCTCTCCGAGTTCGTGAAGGCCTTCGAGGAGAAGTTCGACGTCACCGCCGCCGCCGCGGTCGCCGTTGCCGCCCCGGGTGCCCCCGGTGCCGCCGCTGAGGCCGTCGAGGAGCAGGACGAGTTCGACGTCATCCTCACCGGCGCCGGCGAGAAGAAGATCCAGGTCATCAAGGTCGTGCGTGAGCTGACCTCGCTGGGCCTGAAGGAGGCCAAGGACCTCGTCGACGGCACCCCGAAGCCGGTCCTCGAGAAGGTCGCCAAGGAGGCCGCCGAGAAGGCTGCCGAGTCCCTCAAGGCCGCCGGCGCTTCCGTCGAGGTCAAGTGA